A part of Microbacterium atlanticum genomic DNA contains:
- a CDS encoding DUF4307 domain-containing protein: MTTQDMLDDRYGRRRSPAARWIVAAGIVLALGLVALLGWSTVRASMNAVDSDTTSFDVADEHSVTLGFQITAPPGSAVACALEAQDEDHGVVGWRVVELPASELHARAFREVIPTTAPATTGFVNSCWVLS; this comes from the coding sequence GTGACGACGCAGGACATGCTCGACGATCGCTACGGCCGGCGCCGCTCGCCCGCTGCCCGGTGGATCGTCGCCGCGGGCATCGTCCTGGCGCTCGGGCTCGTCGCCCTCCTCGGGTGGTCCACGGTCCGCGCCTCGATGAACGCGGTCGACTCCGACACGACATCGTTCGACGTGGCGGACGAGCACTCCGTGACGCTGGGATTCCAGATCACCGCTCCCCCGGGTTCGGCGGTCGCCTGCGCGCTCGAGGCCCAGGACGAGGATCACGGCGTCGTGGGCTGGCGGGTCGTCGAGCTGCCGGCATCCGAGCTCCACGCCCGCGCCTTCCGCGAAGTCATCCCCACCACCGCCCCGGCCACGACGGGATTCGTCAACTCGTGCTGGGTTTTGTCCTGA
- the greA gene encoding transcription elongation factor GreA, with amino-acid sequence MSTDAPVTFLTQDAYDRLAAELEHLSTTGREEIAKRIEAAREEGDLKENGGYHAAKDEQGKQEARIRTLQQLLKTAKVGEAPESNGVVEPGTVVTAVIAGGEEVFLLGNREIAAGSELDVYSEASPLGTAILGRKEGEKTSYTAPNGREIAVEIVKVDTYNGQ; translated from the coding sequence GTGTCCACCGACGCACCCGTGACCTTCCTCACTCAGGACGCCTACGACCGCCTGGCCGCCGAGCTCGAGCACCTCTCGACGACCGGCCGCGAGGAGATCGCCAAGCGCATCGAGGCCGCGCGCGAGGAGGGCGACCTCAAGGAGAACGGCGGCTACCACGCCGCCAAGGACGAGCAGGGCAAGCAGGAGGCGCGCATCCGCACCCTCCAGCAGCTCCTGAAGACGGCCAAGGTCGGCGAGGCTCCCGAGAGCAACGGCGTCGTCGAACCAGGCACCGTCGTCACCGCCGTCATCGCCGGCGGCGAGGAGGTCTTCCTGCTCGGCAACCGCGAGATCGCCGCCGGCTCCGAGCTGGACGTCTACAGCGAGGCGTCGCCGCTGGGCACCGCCATCCTCGGTCGCAAGGAGGGCGAGAAGACCTCGTACACCGCCCCCAACGGTCGCGAGATCGCCGTCGAGATCGTCAAGGTCGACACCTACAACGGGCAGTGA
- the ilvA gene encoding threonine ammonia-lyase has protein sequence MEDFAHAAATLEGVIAHTPLDESQHLSELLGVPVHLKLENLQRTGSFKIRGATYRLSRLTAEERARGVVAASAGNHAQGVALAAKALGIPATIFMPLGVPVPKLLATRGYGADVVLEGATVETPLRMAAEFAERTGAVFIHPFDHPDVITGQGTLGLELMDELPELDTVVLGIGGGGLIAGVAAAVKARAAAEGRTIRVIGVQAENSAAYPSSLRAGHPVEVPTSPTIADGIAVARPGDLPFEIIREHVDEVVTVSEDDIARALLVLLERAKQVVEPAGAVGVAAILAGKVVAHGPTVTVLSGGNIDPLLLQRVVAHGLSASGRYMTLRIPLPDRPGQLARVSELLAIAGANVNEVLHTRHGHGLQISEVILQLSVETRGEEHRAHVISVLEDAGYTPTVVPD, from the coding sequence CTGGAGGATTTCGCGCATGCCGCGGCCACCCTCGAGGGTGTCATCGCGCACACGCCGCTGGACGAGTCGCAGCACCTCTCCGAGCTGCTCGGCGTCCCCGTTCACCTGAAGCTGGAGAACCTGCAGCGCACCGGATCGTTCAAGATCCGCGGCGCGACGTACCGGCTGTCGCGACTGACGGCTGAGGAGCGCGCGCGCGGCGTCGTCGCGGCATCCGCGGGCAACCACGCGCAGGGCGTGGCGCTGGCAGCCAAGGCTCTCGGCATCCCGGCGACGATCTTCATGCCGCTGGGCGTCCCGGTGCCCAAGCTCCTGGCCACGCGGGGGTACGGCGCCGACGTGGTGCTCGAGGGCGCCACCGTCGAGACGCCCCTGCGGATGGCCGCCGAGTTCGCCGAGCGCACCGGCGCCGTCTTCATCCATCCGTTCGACCACCCCGATGTGATCACCGGGCAGGGCACGCTCGGTCTGGAGCTGATGGACGAGCTCCCCGAGCTGGACACCGTCGTGCTGGGCATCGGCGGGGGAGGGCTGATCGCCGGTGTCGCGGCGGCCGTGAAGGCCCGGGCGGCCGCCGAGGGGCGCACGATCCGGGTCATCGGCGTGCAGGCCGAGAACTCCGCGGCCTATCCGTCCTCGCTCCGGGCGGGGCATCCGGTCGAGGTCCCGACGTCCCCGACCATCGCCGACGGCATCGCGGTGGCACGCCCCGGCGACCTGCCGTTCGAGATCATCCGCGAGCACGTCGACGAGGTCGTGACCGTCTCGGAGGACGACATCGCCCGCGCGCTGCTGGTGCTGCTGGAGCGGGCCAAGCAGGTGGTGGAGCCGGCGGGCGCGGTGGGCGTGGCGGCGATCCTCGCCGGGAAGGTCGTCGCCCACGGGCCCACGGTGACAGTGCTCTCGGGCGGGAACATCGACCCGCTGCTGCTGCAGCGCGTCGTCGCGCATGGACTCTCGGCGTCCGGACGCTACATGACCCTGCGGATCCCGCTTCCCGATCGCCCCGGCCAACTGGCGCGCGTGTCGGAGCTCCTGGCGATCGCCGGGGCGAACGTGAACGAGGTGCTGCACACCCGTCACGGGCACGGTCTGCAGATCAGCGAGGTGATCCTGCAGCTGAGCGTCGAGACGCGCGGCGAGGAGCACCGCGCGCACGTGATCTCGGTGCTGGAGGACGCCGGCTACACGCCCACGGTCGTGCCGGACTGA
- a CDS encoding AI-2E family transporter yields the protein MSGSDDKPRGSLFDAVRDRSRVVTTETSAAVPRGLRIATAYAWRLILVAAATGVAVWLVIQLKLLVIPLLVAILVTALLWPAFTWMLRHRVPRWLAIVISVIGTLAIVTGLLWLVVWQIVRQWESVQESTVAAMAQFRQYLIDGPLHLSAAQIDDLLGQGWALVQEQAGLLWSGALAIGTTIGHVATGAILALFILLTLLADGAGIWRWTLRLFPKKARPAADGAGRAGWVTVVNYARTQLLVATIDAVGIGLGAALLGVPLAIPVAVLVFLGAFVPIVGAVVTGAVAVFLALVYNGPWIALWMLVVVLGVQQLEGHVLQPLLMGSAVKVHPLAVVLVVAGGAMIAGIPGALFAVPLAAFINVVAVYLAERAWETGAKPTGDLIWSTVPRPRRARP from the coding sequence ATGAGCGGCTCCGACGACAAGCCTCGCGGCTCGCTGTTCGATGCCGTGCGCGACCGCAGCCGCGTCGTCACCACCGAGACGTCCGCCGCCGTGCCGCGTGGCCTGCGCATCGCGACCGCCTACGCGTGGCGCCTGATCCTGGTGGCCGCGGCGACCGGCGTGGCGGTCTGGCTCGTCATCCAGCTGAAGCTGCTCGTCATCCCGCTGCTGGTGGCGATCCTGGTGACCGCGCTGCTGTGGCCCGCTTTCACCTGGATGCTGCGCCACCGGGTGCCGCGCTGGCTCGCGATCGTGATCTCCGTCATCGGCACGCTCGCCATCGTGACGGGCCTGCTGTGGCTGGTCGTCTGGCAGATCGTGCGGCAGTGGGAGTCCGTGCAGGAGAGCACCGTCGCCGCGATGGCCCAGTTCCGGCAGTACCTCATCGACGGGCCGCTGCACCTCAGCGCGGCGCAGATCGACGATCTGCTGGGGCAGGGCTGGGCTCTCGTGCAGGAGCAGGCAGGGCTGCTCTGGTCCGGCGCGCTCGCCATCGGCACGACGATCGGCCATGTCGCGACGGGCGCGATCCTCGCCCTGTTCATCCTGCTGACGCTGCTCGCCGACGGAGCGGGCATCTGGCGCTGGACGCTGCGGCTGTTCCCCAAGAAGGCCCGTCCGGCCGCGGACGGCGCCGGCCGCGCCGGGTGGGTCACCGTGGTCAACTACGCGCGCACGCAGCTCCTCGTCGCGACGATCGACGCGGTGGGGATCGGTCTCGGCGCCGCGCTGCTCGGCGTCCCGCTCGCGATCCCCGTGGCGGTCCTGGTCTTCCTCGGCGCGTTCGTGCCGATCGTCGGTGCGGTCGTCACCGGAGCGGTCGCCGTCTTCCTCGCGCTCGTCTACAACGGGCCCTGGATCGCGCTGTGGATGCTCGTCGTGGTGCTGGGCGTCCAGCAGCTCGAGGGCCACGTCCTGCAGCCGCTGCTCATGGGCTCGGCCGTCAAGGTCCACCCCCTCGCCGTCGTCCTGGTCGTCGCCGGCGGCGCGATGATCGCCGGGATCCCGGGCGCCCTGTTCGCCGTTCCGCTCGCGGCCTTCATCAACGTGGTCGCCGTCTATCTCGCCGAACGCGCCTGGGAGACCGGCGCCAAACCCACCGGAGACCTCATCTGGAGCACCGTCCCGCGGCCGAGGAGAGCACGTCCGTGA
- a CDS encoding winged helix-turn-helix domain-containing protein, with product MKSSLSAAEARRVSLAAQGFDRGRPAAAGTRQLNLALARMSTLQIDSVNVFARSHYMPLFSRLGRYDTAVLDRLLFARRPPYVEYWAHVAAFVPAVDWGLFHFRMQDLRAKYGSKPGGWLDTHRDLVDWVRAELADRGPLRPAQIEHDAREGARGPWWDWDAVKNALEYLWLFGEVAIAGRKGFERRYALARDVIPHDVLDAPVPRDEAVRELVRRAARAYGVSTAADVADYWRIADRKAVTAALDDLTDAGELHPVSVQGWTTAGRPARAWLHRDATVPRRIDATALLTPFDPVVWFRDRAERLFDFEYRIEIYTPAPKRRYGYYSLPVLVGDDIVGRIDLKADRAGSRLLVQSAWWEHGRPADATGRLADEVRLAAAWQGLETISVSRWGDATDDLAGALPEAARHDSTSRERVALAPDEPGGLEAADADALRG from the coding sequence GTGAAGTCCTCACTGAGCGCCGCCGAGGCGCGTCGGGTCTCGCTCGCCGCCCAGGGGTTCGATCGCGGGCGTCCGGCTGCGGCCGGCACACGGCAGCTCAACCTCGCGCTTGCGCGCATGTCGACCTTGCAGATCGACTCGGTGAACGTGTTCGCCCGCTCCCACTACATGCCGCTGTTCTCGCGGCTGGGCCGGTACGACACCGCCGTCCTCGACCGCCTCCTCTTCGCACGCCGTCCCCCGTACGTCGAGTACTGGGCGCACGTCGCCGCCTTCGTGCCCGCTGTCGACTGGGGCCTGTTCCACTTCCGCATGCAGGATCTGCGGGCGAAGTACGGCTCGAAGCCCGGGGGGTGGCTCGACACGCACCGCGATCTCGTCGACTGGGTCCGCGCCGAGCTGGCCGACCGCGGCCCGCTCCGGCCGGCGCAGATAGAGCACGACGCCCGGGAGGGCGCTCGCGGACCGTGGTGGGACTGGGACGCCGTGAAGAACGCCCTGGAGTACCTGTGGCTGTTCGGCGAGGTGGCGATCGCCGGGCGCAAGGGGTTCGAGCGGCGATACGCGCTCGCCAGGGACGTCATCCCTCACGACGTGCTGGACGCGCCGGTGCCGCGGGACGAGGCCGTCCGCGAGCTCGTGCGGCGCGCCGCCCGCGCGTACGGCGTCTCGACGGCCGCCGATGTGGCCGACTACTGGCGCATCGCCGACCGCAAGGCCGTGACCGCGGCGCTGGACGATCTCACCGACGCCGGCGAGCTGCATCCGGTGTCCGTACAAGGGTGGACCACGGCAGGCCGGCCCGCGCGCGCGTGGCTGCACCGCGACGCCACGGTGCCGCGGCGCATCGATGCGACGGCGCTGCTCACGCCCTTCGATCCCGTCGTGTGGTTCCGCGACCGCGCCGAGCGCCTGTTCGACTTCGAGTACCGGATCGAGATCTACACGCCCGCGCCCAAGCGGCGTTACGGGTACTACTCGCTTCCGGTGCTGGTCGGAGACGACATCGTCGGGCGCATCGACCTGAAAGCGGATCGTGCCGGTTCGCGGCTTCTGGTGCAGTCGGCGTGGTGGGAGCACGGGCGACCCGCCGACGCCACCGGGCGTCTGGCCGACGAAGTCCGGCTGGCCGCGGCGTGGCAGGGCCTCGAGACCATCTCGGTCTCGAGGTGGGGCGATGCGACGGACGACCTCGCCGGCGCGCTGCCCGAGGCGGCGCGCCACGATTCCACCTCTCGCGAGCGCGTCGCTCTCGCGCCCGACGAGCCGGGCGGGCTGGAGGCGGCCGACGCGGACGCTCTGCGCGGCTGA
- a CDS encoding DNA glycosylase AlkZ-like family protein — MPRRLTREQARRIAVRAQLLSAERPSGIVETIDALTVVNIEPTAAIAPSADLILWSRLGWPYQPADLVRLVEEDRAVFEWGGFYRAMTDLALLLPEMRRRPQSARAQQWLAANERFRRDVLSRLRAEGPLRASEIPDTAQVSWRSSGWTDNRNSMQLLEMLVLCGDVAVHSRDAAGRRFDVADRVYPSDVPELGEAEAARERAERRLASLGIARAKSTAQPFEPIDVGVIGDEALIEGVAGSWRVDPAALDAGDEIAPRTALLSPFDRLVFDRRRLEEIFGYEYLLEMYKPAGKRRWGYFALPILHGDRFVGKLDAKADRTAGVLRVHAVHEDEPFTDAVRDAVDAHIGELARWLGLDVTVSPAA, encoded by the coding sequence ATGCCCCGCCGGCTGACGCGCGAACAGGCGCGGCGCATCGCCGTGCGCGCGCAGCTGCTCTCGGCGGAGCGGCCATCGGGAATCGTCGAGACCATCGACGCACTGACCGTGGTCAACATCGAGCCGACGGCGGCGATCGCGCCGAGTGCCGATCTGATCCTGTGGAGTCGGCTCGGGTGGCCGTACCAGCCGGCGGACCTCGTCCGGCTCGTCGAGGAGGATCGCGCCGTCTTCGAATGGGGCGGGTTCTATCGCGCAATGACCGACCTCGCGCTGCTGCTGCCCGAGATGCGGCGACGGCCCCAGTCGGCCCGGGCCCAGCAGTGGCTGGCCGCGAACGAGCGCTTCCGCCGTGACGTGCTCTCACGGCTCCGCGCGGAGGGGCCGCTGCGCGCGTCGGAGATCCCCGACACGGCCCAGGTGTCGTGGCGGTCCTCGGGATGGACCGACAACCGCAACTCGATGCAGCTTCTGGAGATGCTCGTGCTCTGCGGCGACGTGGCCGTGCACTCCCGGGACGCCGCGGGCCGGCGGTTCGACGTCGCCGACCGGGTCTATCCGTCCGACGTTCCGGAGCTGGGCGAGGCCGAGGCGGCGAGGGAGCGTGCCGAGCGACGGCTGGCGTCGCTGGGCATCGCGCGGGCCAAGAGCACGGCGCAGCCGTTCGAGCCGATCGACGTCGGAGTGATCGGCGACGAGGCGCTCATCGAAGGCGTCGCCGGTTCGTGGCGGGTCGACCCCGCCGCGCTCGATGCGGGGGATGAGATCGCGCCGCGCACCGCCCTGCTGTCGCCGTTCGACCGGCTGGTCTTCGACCGGCGGCGCCTGGAGGAGATCTTCGGGTATGAGTATCTGCTCGAGATGTACAAGCCCGCCGGGAAGCGGCGCTGGGGATACTTCGCGCTGCCGATCCTGCACGGCGACCGGTTCGTGGGCAAGCTCGACGCCAAGGCGGACCGCACGGCGGGCGTTCTGCGGGTGCACGCCGTGCACGAGGACGAGCCGTTCACCGATGCGGTGCGCGACGCCGTCGACGCGCACATCGGCGAGCTGGCGCGCTGGCTGGGGCTGGACGTGACGGTGTCGCCGGCCGCGTGA
- a CDS encoding LemA family protein has translation MEWLIPVLIVVALAVIVGIYLWATYNSLVQLNVRVDEAWSDITVQLKRRADLLPNLIEAVKGYATHEKAVFERVTQARADTLSASGPAEAGAAEGRMQQALRSLFAVAEAYPQLQASQNFLQLQQSIVDTEDKIQASRRFYNGGVRELNTKIKVFPNNMFARNLGFHEREFFEVIDGAAISEPPRVQF, from the coding sequence ATGGAATGGCTGATCCCAGTCCTCATCGTGGTGGCGCTCGCCGTCATCGTCGGCATCTACCTGTGGGCGACGTACAACTCGCTGGTGCAGCTCAACGTCCGCGTCGACGAGGCGTGGAGCGACATCACGGTGCAGCTCAAGCGGCGGGCCGATCTGCTGCCGAACCTGATCGAGGCGGTCAAGGGCTACGCGACGCACGAGAAGGCGGTGTTCGAGCGGGTCACGCAGGCGCGCGCCGACACGCTCTCGGCGTCCGGTCCTGCCGAGGCGGGGGCCGCCGAGGGACGCATGCAGCAGGCGCTGAGATCGCTGTTCGCGGTCGCCGAGGCGTATCCGCAGCTGCAGGCGAGCCAGAACTTCCTCCAGCTGCAGCAGTCGATCGTCGACACCGAAGACAAGATCCAGGCCTCGCGCCGCTTCTACAACGGCGGCGTGCGTGAGCTCAACACCAAGATCAAGGTCTTCCCGAACAACATGTTCGCGCGCAACCTCGGCTTCCACGAGCGGGAGTTCTTCGAAGTGATCGACGGGGCAGCGATCTCCGAGCCGCCTCGCGTGCAGTTCTGA
- a CDS encoding D-arabinono-1,4-lactone oxidase — protein sequence MTRPGGVWRNWARTESARPQRVEYPRTVAAVQRAVVAAAAQRLPIKAVGAGHSFSGIAVPPGVLLELTDLSGLVSVDVERSRVTLLAGTRLHRVPGLLARYGLAMENLGDIDQQSIAGAISTGTHGTGARFGGIAAQVVGATLVTATGDLLRVEDEENAELLPAVALGLGALGILVEVTLQCVPAFVLQAVERPEPLDGVLGELADRIAGDDHFEFYWFPHTERAMTKTNTRLPESAPRQPLSPVRRWVDETLVGGGVHDLACAAGTVLPTLVPPINRLSTRIWGDREFTDASDRVFATHRSVRFREMEYAVPIEHLRPAFDAVRAVIDERGWRIGWPIEVRVAAADDRWLSTAHGRHSGYIAVHRYWRQDPGEYFEAVEEIMLRLDGRPHWGKMHTLDAAALRSRYPRFDDFVALRDRLDPDRLFRNRYLERVLGG from the coding sequence GTGACGCGTCCGGGGGGAGTGTGGCGCAACTGGGCACGCACCGAGTCGGCCCGGCCGCAGCGGGTCGAGTATCCGCGCACGGTCGCGGCGGTGCAGCGCGCCGTCGTCGCGGCGGCCGCCCAGCGACTGCCGATCAAGGCGGTGGGCGCCGGTCACAGCTTCAGCGGGATCGCGGTCCCACCCGGGGTGCTGCTCGAACTGACGGATCTCAGCGGTCTCGTCTCGGTTGACGTCGAGCGCTCGCGCGTGACGCTGCTGGCGGGCACGCGCCTGCATCGCGTCCCGGGCCTGCTCGCGCGCTACGGCCTGGCGATGGAGAACCTCGGCGACATCGACCAGCAGTCGATCGCCGGCGCCATCTCGACGGGAACGCACGGCACCGGTGCGCGGTTCGGCGGCATCGCAGCCCAGGTGGTCGGGGCGACCCTCGTCACGGCGACGGGGGACCTGCTCCGCGTCGAAGACGAGGAGAACGCCGAGCTGCTCCCCGCGGTCGCGCTCGGGCTGGGTGCGCTGGGCATCCTGGTCGAGGTGACGCTGCAGTGCGTCCCCGCCTTCGTGCTGCAGGCGGTGGAACGGCCCGAGCCACTCGACGGGGTGCTCGGGGAACTCGCGGATCGCATCGCAGGCGACGACCACTTCGAGTTCTACTGGTTCCCCCACACCGAGCGTGCCATGACCAAGACCAACACGCGCCTGCCCGAGAGCGCGCCCCGGCAGCCGCTGTCGCCGGTGCGCCGGTGGGTGGACGAAACGCTCGTCGGGGGCGGCGTGCATGACCTGGCGTGCGCCGCCGGCACCGTCCTTCCCACGCTCGTCCCCCCGATCAACCGGCTGTCGACGCGGATCTGGGGCGACCGGGAGTTCACGGATGCCTCGGACCGGGTCTTCGCCACGCACCGATCGGTGCGGTTCCGCGAGATGGAGTACGCGGTCCCGATCGAGCATCTCCGCCCCGCCTTCGACGCGGTGCGTGCCGTGATCGACGAGCGCGGCTGGCGCATCGGCTGGCCGATCGAGGTCCGCGTCGCGGCCGCCGACGACCGCTGGCTGTCCACCGCGCACGGGCGGCACTCCGGCTACATCGCCGTGCACCGCTACTGGCGCCAGGACCCGGGGGAGTACTTCGAGGCGGTGGAGGAGATCATGCTGCGCCTGGATGGGCGGCCGCACTGGGGCAAGATGCACACCCTCGACGCCGCCGCTCTGCGATCGAGATACCCGCGCTTCGACGACTTCGTCGCCCTCCGCGATCGCCTCGACCCCGACCGGCTCTTCCGCAATCGGTACCTCGAGCGCGTACTCGGTGGGTAA
- a CDS encoding alanine racemase: protein MSLDLLSSTSPSTKPWSHPAAYWGEMSRAVADLSGPVAVIHAGALRYNTLDLAVRSGGVPIRVATKSVRVREVIDAVLTLPGYRGLLAFTLAEALWLAADHDDIVMGYPTADRSAIAALAADDRAAQRVTIMVDDLAQLDLVDAVRAPAMRPEIRVAIDADASWRAPGLGHIGVLRSPVHEAAEVSALARSIAARPGFRLVGLMMYEAQIAGQGDNTGAGDAVIRWMQRRSAAELLERRAAIVTGLRDVAPLEFVNGGGTGSLEVTASDQSVTEVTAGSGLLAGHLFDGYRAFHPAPAAAFALDVVRKPAADVATVLGGGWIASGPALSSRQPRAVWPEDLRTAPREGAGEVQTPLRGEAARALAVGDRVWFRHAKSGELAERVDRYHVVGDGAVIAEAATYRGEGKAFL from the coding sequence ATGAGTCTCGACCTGCTGTCGTCCACCTCGCCGTCGACGAAGCCGTGGAGTCACCCCGCCGCGTACTGGGGTGAGATGAGCCGCGCCGTCGCCGATCTCAGCGGCCCCGTCGCCGTGATCCACGCCGGAGCGCTCCGTTACAACACGCTCGATCTCGCGGTGCGGTCGGGCGGTGTTCCCATCCGCGTCGCGACGAAGTCCGTGCGGGTGCGCGAGGTGATCGACGCGGTGCTCACGCTTCCCGGCTATCGCGGCCTGCTGGCGTTCACGCTGGCGGAGGCGCTCTGGCTCGCCGCCGACCACGACGACATCGTCATGGGCTATCCCACGGCGGATCGCAGCGCCATCGCGGCGCTCGCCGCAGACGACCGCGCGGCGCAGCGCGTCACGATCATGGTGGACGACCTGGCGCAGCTCGATCTCGTCGACGCCGTCCGGGCCCCGGCCATGCGGCCGGAGATCCGGGTCGCGATCGACGCCGACGCCTCCTGGCGCGCCCCGGGCCTCGGTCACATCGGCGTGCTCCGCTCGCCGGTCCACGAGGCCGCCGAGGTCAGCGCGCTGGCGCGGTCGATCGCGGCGCGGCCCGGGTTCCGGCTCGTCGGGCTGATGATGTACGAGGCCCAGATCGCCGGGCAGGGTGACAACACCGGCGCCGGCGATGCCGTGATCCGGTGGATGCAGCGACGCTCCGCCGCCGAGCTGCTCGAGCGTCGCGCCGCGATCGTGACCGGACTGCGGGACGTCGCTCCGCTCGAGTTCGTCAACGGCGGCGGCACGGGCTCGCTCGAGGTGACGGCATCCGATCAATCCGTCACCGAGGTCACCGCCGGCAGCGGCCTGCTCGCGGGGCACCTCTTCGACGGCTACCGCGCCTTCCACCCCGCGCCCGCGGCGGCGTTCGCGCTCGACGTGGTGCGGAAACCCGCCGCGGATGTCGCCACGGTGCTCGGCGGCGGGTGGATCGCCTCCGGTCCGGCGCTGTCGTCGCGGCAGCCACGGGCCGTCTGGCCGGAGGACCTGCGTACGGCCCCACGGGAGGGAGCCGGCGAGGTGCAGACACCGTTGCGCGGCGAGGCCGCGCGCGCTCTCGCGGTCGGGGACCGGGTGTGGTTCCGCCATGCGAAGAGCGGTGAGCTCGCCGAGCGCGTCGATCGCTATCACGTGGTCGGCGACGGCGCCGTCATCGCCGAGGCGGCGACGTACCGAGGCGAAGGGAAGGCGTTCCTGTGA
- a CDS encoding NAD(P)/FAD-dependent oxidoreductase, protein MTKTVPKILIVGGGYAGFYTAWKLEKHLRKGEADVTIVDPLPYMTYQPFLPEVAAGSIEARHSVVALRRHLKKTNVLAAKVTGIDHANKVATITPIAGEPYEFAYDQIVVTAGAVSRTFPIPGIADNAIGLKTIEEAVAIRDRLMSNFDKASTLPPGPERDRLLTVVVVGGGFAGIEVFAELRSLASALVKSYPQLTFDDTHFHLIEAMGRIMPEVSLKTSEWVLKNLAQRGASVHLDTQVTGAVGGDIELSTGETIPSDLIIWTAGVMANPTVVRGGDLPVEERGRIRTRADLRVGTEDEVVEGAWAAGDVSAVPDLSGGGVGGYCVPNAQHAVRQAKLLAKNLVAVLRGELPREYYHKNLGAVAGLGLWVGVFQSGNLALKGPIAWLAHRGYHGLAMPSWERKWRVLWGWWNNFWLGRDLVNLSTVQNPRYVFEEFAARPRPPQPVEAAPADKPAPARKAPATKAPAKAAADAGKVAAN, encoded by the coding sequence GTGACCAAAACCGTGCCCAAGATCCTCATCGTCGGTGGCGGATACGCAGGCTTCTACACGGCCTGGAAGCTCGAGAAGCATCTGCGCAAGGGCGAGGCGGACGTGACGATCGTCGACCCGCTGCCCTACATGACCTACCAGCCGTTCCTCCCCGAGGTCGCGGCGGGCTCCATCGAAGCACGCCACTCGGTGGTGGCGCTGCGCCGTCACCTCAAGAAGACGAACGTCCTCGCCGCCAAGGTCACCGGCATCGACCACGCGAACAAGGTCGCCACGATCACCCCCATCGCGGGCGAGCCCTACGAGTTCGCGTACGACCAGATCGTCGTGACCGCCGGTGCCGTCTCGCGGACCTTCCCCATCCCCGGCATCGCCGACAACGCCATCGGGCTCAAGACGATCGAGGAGGCCGTCGCGATCCGCGACCGGCTGATGTCGAACTTCGACAAGGCGTCGACCCTCCCCCCGGGCCCCGAGCGGGACCGGCTGCTAACGGTGGTCGTGGTCGGCGGCGGTTTCGCCGGCATCGAGGTTTTCGCCGAGCTGCGCTCGCTGGCATCGGCACTGGTCAAGAGCTACCCGCAGCTGACGTTCGACGACACGCACTTCCATCTGATCGAGGCGATGGGGCGCATCATGCCCGAGGTCTCGCTCAAGACCAGCGAGTGGGTCCTCAAGAACCTCGCGCAGCGCGGTGCGTCGGTTCACCTCGACACGCAGGTCACCGGTGCCGTCGGCGGTGACATCGAGCTGTCGACCGGCGAGACCATCCCCAGCGACCTCATCATCTGGACCGCCGGCGTCATGGCGAATCCCACGGTGGTGCGCGGTGGCGACCTGCCCGTCGAGGAGCGCGGCCGCATCCGCACGCGCGCCGATCTGCGGGTGGGCACCGAGGACGAGGTCGTCGAAGGCGCGTGGGCCGCCGGTGACGTGTCGGCAGTTCCGGACCTCTCGGGCGGCGGAGTGGGCGGATACTGCGTCCCCAACGCCCAGCACGCGGTGCGGCAGGCCAAGCTCCTCGCGAAGAACCTGGTGGCGGTACTGCGGGGCGAGCTCCCGCGCGAGTACTACCACAAGAACCTCGGCGCCGTCGCGGGCCTCGGCCTGTGGGTGGGCGTCTTCCAGTCCGGCAACCTCGCGCTGAAGGGCCCGATCGCGTGGCTCGCCCACCGTGGCTACCACGGCCTGGCGATGCCGTCGTGGGAGCGCAAGTGGCGCGTGCTGTGGGGCTGGTGGAACAACTTCTGGCTGGGCCGCGACCTGGTGAACCTGTCGACGGTGCAGAACCCCCGCTACGTCTTCGAAGAGTTCGCCGCACGGCCGCGCCCGCCGCAGCCGGTCGAGGCCGCGCCCGCCGACAAGCCGGCACCGGCGCGCAAGGCGCCGGCGACCAAGGCCCCGGCCAAAGCTGCAGCCGACGCCGGCAAGGTCGCCGCCAACTGA